The sequence below is a genomic window from Candidatus Caldatribacterium sp..
ATCCCCAAGGAGGTTAATGTGGTCGGTAATAATCATAAGGTCCCCACGACGCATGTTCCGGTTGAGACCTCCTGCCGCATTGCTCACAATGAGCACTTCCGCCCCAAGACCCTTCATAACCCGTACCGGAAAGGTCACCTGCTGCAGGGTATACCCTTCATAGTAGTGGAAACGCCCTTGCATGACCACAACGGGTTTTCCCGAGAGGAAACCGAGAACGAGATTTCCCCGGTGTGTTTCAACGGTAGAGACCGGGAAATGGGGAATCTCCTCGTACGGGATAACCCGGTCAATCTCCACCTCGTCCACGAGTTTCCCAAGTCCTGTTCCCAGGATAATGCCGATACGAGGGGTAAAACGAATCCTCTCCTGAATGAACCGAACACTCTCCTCGATTTGTTTACGAAGTTCCATCCTCACCACCTCCAATTACTTTCTCGGGAATGCTCGTTCGTAAGACTCACGCAGGAATTTCCTGTTGACATGAGTGTACACCTGGGTCGTTGCAATATCACTGTGCCCAAGGAACTCCTGGACCACCCGGAGCTCTGCACCCCCTTCAAGAAGGTGTGTTGCAAAGGTGTGGCGGAGCGTGTGGGGAGTGATGTGCTTCGTGATACCTGCCTGAAGAGCGTATCGCTTCACCATGTTCCAGACGCTCTGGCGGCTCAGTGGTTTCCCGGTGGGACCGCTGATAAAAATGTACTTGCTCCTTCTGCCTTTGAGGAGAAAACGCCGGGCACCCTTAAGGTACGCAAGGAGTGCCTCTTTTGCCCTTTCCCCAAAAGGAACGATACGTTCCTTGAAGCCCTTCCCCCAGAGCCGGAGCATCTGCTCCTCAAGATCAAGGTGCTGGAATTCAAGGAGAACCACCTCACTCACCCTGAGACCACTCGAGTACATGAGCTCAAGTATGGCCCGATCCCGAATTCCGTAAGGTGTCCTCGTATCACAGGCAGAAATGAGCGCTTCCACCTCTGCAACCGTGAGCACTTCGGGGAGACGCCTCTGAATGCGAGGAGCATCGAGGAGTTTTGCCAAATTCTCCCGGGTGACCTTTTCCCGAACGAGGAAGCGAAAGAACGTGCGGAGCGCAGAGATGCGGCGCGCAAGGGTTGCCGGCTTCAGGCCCGCCTGGGACTCATGCGCTACGAAAGCCTCAAGGGTGCTGAGGTCCACGTCGGCAAAGTCTTCCACTCCACGCTCCTTGAGGAAGCGGAGGAAGCTCGTGATGTCCTGACGGTACGCAAGAACCGTATTCTCGGCCACCCGCTGTTCCCAGAAAAGGAAGTGCAGAAACGCCTCGAGGAGCTCTTCAGGCCGACGGCTGGACACGTCTTCTGAGCACCCCTTTCAGAACAAGGGCAAAGAGAATGATGCCAAGGCATGCAGCCTGTCCCAGGGTGAGAAACCCAAGGACAGAGAACGGCTCATCCCGAAGGTACTCAATGAGGAATCGGGCTATTCCGTAAAGGACAAGGTAGTCAAGGAAAAGCTCTCCC
It includes:
- a CDS encoding purine-nucleoside phosphorylase; this encodes MELRKQIEESVRFIQERIRFTPRIGIILGTGLGKLVDEVEIDRVIPYEEIPHFPVSTVETHRGNLVLGFLSGKPVVVMQGRFHYYEGYTLQQVTFPVRVMKGLGAEVLIVSNAAGGLNRNMRRGDLMIITDHINLLGD
- the xerD gene encoding site-specific tyrosine recombinase XerD is translated as MSSRRPEELLEAFLHFLFWEQRVAENTVLAYRQDITSFLRFLKERGVEDFADVDLSTLEAFVAHESQAGLKPATLARRISALRTFFRFLVREKVTRENLAKLLDAPRIQRRLPEVLTVAEVEALISACDTRTPYGIRDRAILELMYSSGLRVSEVVLLEFQHLDLEEQMLRLWGKGFKERIVPFGERAKEALLAYLKGARRFLLKGRRSKYIFISGPTGKPLSRQSVWNMVKRYALQAGITKHITPHTLRHTFATHLLEGGAELRVVQEFLGHSDIATTQVYTHVNRKFLRESYERAFPRK